A single region of the Rhizobium grahamii genome encodes:
- the hutC gene encoding histidine utilization repressor — translation MKHSGKMKQELVQHDTSPLYAGVKQMILDRIHSGEWPPKFRVPSENELVSELGVSKMTANRALRELANEGELVRIQGVGSFVAERKGYSALFEVRNIADEIAERGHVHDASVIVLASETASPEVADALDLEIAAPVFHSLVVHSENGVPVQIEDRFVNPAAAPDYLAQDFSSLTPNAYLTSTAPLSGSEHVVEAVMPQAWECKLLTILRSEPCLSIRRRTWSGQHVVSTARLIYPASRYRLESRSGKPSDDQA, via the coding sequence ATGAAGCATTCAGGCAAGATGAAGCAAGAGCTGGTGCAGCACGACACCTCACCACTTTATGCTGGCGTCAAGCAAATGATTCTTGATCGGATCCATAGCGGTGAATGGCCTCCGAAGTTTCGAGTTCCTTCGGAAAATGAACTGGTTAGCGAACTCGGCGTCAGCAAGATGACCGCCAATCGCGCCCTTCGGGAACTCGCCAACGAAGGTGAGCTGGTCAGAATTCAAGGCGTTGGGTCCTTCGTTGCGGAGCGCAAAGGCTATTCGGCGCTCTTCGAGGTCCGCAATATAGCCGACGAGATTGCCGAACGCGGCCATGTTCACGATGCATCCGTGATCGTATTGGCATCTGAAACGGCCTCCCCGGAGGTCGCCGATGCACTTGATCTCGAAATCGCGGCGCCCGTTTTCCATTCTCTTGTCGTGCACAGCGAGAACGGCGTCCCGGTGCAGATCGAGGACCGCTTCGTCAATCCGGCGGCCGCACCCGACTACCTCGCGCAGGACTTCTCCTCCCTGACGCCGAACGCCTATCTAACGTCAACCGCACCTCTCAGCGGCTCCGAGCACGTCGTAGAAGCCGTTATGCCGCAAGCGTGGGAGTGTAAACTGCTGACGATTTTGAGAAGCGAACCCTGCCTGTCAATCCGGCGCAGAACATGGTCGGGCCAGCACGTGGTGTCGACCGCTCGGCTTATCTACCCGGCAAGCCGATATCGCCTGGAGAGCCGCAGCGGAAAACCCTCCGACGACCAAGCTTAG